A part of Oryctolagus cuniculus chromosome 15, mOryCun1.1, whole genome shotgun sequence genomic DNA contains:
- the OPALIN gene encoding opalin isoform X5 yields the protein MSFSLNFTLPANTTSSPAATGGKEAESERPCEITEIYDNPKISENPRSPTHETNTAGAPEGHIYVRTVSGSEQPVRDTYGPREEMERRRGLWWLIPRLSLE from the exons ATG AGTTTTTCACTGAACTTCACACTGCCGGCTAACACG ACTTCCTCTCCGGCTGCCACAGGTGGGAAGGAAGCA GAAAGCGAGAGACCATGTGAAATTACAGAAATCTATGACAATCCCAAGATCTCCGAG AATCCTAGATCACCTACACATGAGACGAATACGGCAGGAGCACCAGAAGGCCACATTTACGTGAGGACTGTCTCAGGAAGTGAGCAGCCTGTGCGCGACACTTACGGCCCCCGTGAAGaaatggagaggaggaggggactgTGGTGGCTTATTCCCAGACTGAGCCTAGAGTGA
- the OPALIN gene encoding opalin isoform X6, translating into MSFSLNFTLPANTESERPCEITEIYDNPKISENPRSPTHETNTAGAPEGHIYVRTVSGSEQPVRDTYGPREEMERRRGLWWLIPRLSLE; encoded by the exons ATG AGTTTTTCACTGAACTTCACACTGCCGGCTAACACG GAAAGCGAGAGACCATGTGAAATTACAGAAATCTATGACAATCCCAAGATCTCCGAG AATCCTAGATCACCTACACATGAGACGAATACGGCAGGAGCACCAGAAGGCCACATTTACGTGAGGACTGTCTCAGGAAGTGAGCAGCCTGTGCGCGACACTTACGGCCCCCGTGAAGaaatggagaggaggaggggactgTGGTGGCTTATTCCCAGACTGAGCCTAGAGTGA
- the OPALIN gene encoding opalin isoform X1, with the protein MGAFREHCNTVLRPAIDSKRIAPRVVLGILRPIPPIQQELPEWVPTPSSVLTRPWRLQRHALLHTLEYLQFGRTLSCDMGRSFSLNFTLPANTTSSPAATGGKEADCGPSLGIAAAVPSLVATALLVVLLFTVLYRRSRGGSESVEESERPCEITEIYDNPKISENPRSPTHETNTAGAPEGHIYVRTVSGSEQPVRDTYGPREEMERRRGLWWLIPRLSLE; encoded by the exons ATG GGCGCCTTCAGAGAACACTGCAACACAGTGCTCAGGCCAGCAATTGACAGCAAGCGGATTGCACCACGTGTGGTGCTGGGGATATTGCGTCCAATCCCACCCATCCAACAAGAACTCCCCGAGTGGGTCCCCACGCCCAGCTCCGTGCTGACCAGGCCGTGGAGACTACAACGCCATGCGCTTCTGCACACACTGGAGTACTTGCAGTTTGGAAGGACACTCTCTTGTGATATGGGCAGG AGTTTTTCACTGAACTTCACACTGCCGGCTAACACG ACTTCCTCTCCGGCTGCCACAGGTGGGAAGGAAGCA GACTGCGGGCCCTCCCTTGGAATCGCAGCAGCCGTGCCATCCCTGGTGGCCACAGCCCTGCTGGTGGTGTTACTGTTTACTGTGCTTTACCGGAGAAGCCGCGGCGGCAGCGAATCCGTGGAG GAAAGCGAGAGACCATGTGAAATTACAGAAATCTATGACAATCCCAAGATCTCCGAG AATCCTAGATCACCTACACATGAGACGAATACGGCAGGAGCACCAGAAGGCCACATTTACGTGAGGACTGTCTCAGGAAGTGAGCAGCCTGTGCGCGACACTTACGGCCCCCGTGAAGaaatggagaggaggaggggactgTGGTGGCTTATTCCCAGACTGAGCCTAGAGTGA
- the OPALIN gene encoding opalin isoform X4, protein MSFSLNFTLPANTTSSPAATGGKEADCGPSLGIAAAVPSLVATALLVVLLFTVLYRRSRGGSESVEESERPCEITEIYDNPKISENPRSPTHETNTAGAPEGHIYVRTVSGSEQPVRDTYGPREEMERRRGLWWLIPRLSLE, encoded by the exons ATG AGTTTTTCACTGAACTTCACACTGCCGGCTAACACG ACTTCCTCTCCGGCTGCCACAGGTGGGAAGGAAGCA GACTGCGGGCCCTCCCTTGGAATCGCAGCAGCCGTGCCATCCCTGGTGGCCACAGCCCTGCTGGTGGTGTTACTGTTTACTGTGCTTTACCGGAGAAGCCGCGGCGGCAGCGAATCCGTGGAG GAAAGCGAGAGACCATGTGAAATTACAGAAATCTATGACAATCCCAAGATCTCCGAG AATCCTAGATCACCTACACATGAGACGAATACGGCAGGAGCACCAGAAGGCCACATTTACGTGAGGACTGTCTCAGGAAGTGAGCAGCCTGTGCGCGACACTTACGGCCCCCGTGAAGaaatggagaggaggaggggactgTGGTGGCTTATTCCCAGACTGAGCCTAGAGTGA
- the OPALIN gene encoding opalin isoform X2: MGAFREHCNTVLRPAIDSKRIAPRVVLGILRPIPPIQQELPEWVPTPSSVLTRPWRLQRHALLHTLEYLQFGRTLSCDMGRSFSLNFTLPANTTSSPAATGGKEAESERPCEITEIYDNPKISENPRSPTHETNTAGAPEGHIYVRTVSGSEQPVRDTYGPREEMERRRGLWWLIPRLSLE, encoded by the exons ATG GGCGCCTTCAGAGAACACTGCAACACAGTGCTCAGGCCAGCAATTGACAGCAAGCGGATTGCACCACGTGTGGTGCTGGGGATATTGCGTCCAATCCCACCCATCCAACAAGAACTCCCCGAGTGGGTCCCCACGCCCAGCTCCGTGCTGACCAGGCCGTGGAGACTACAACGCCATGCGCTTCTGCACACACTGGAGTACTTGCAGTTTGGAAGGACACTCTCTTGTGATATGGGCAGG AGTTTTTCACTGAACTTCACACTGCCGGCTAACACG ACTTCCTCTCCGGCTGCCACAGGTGGGAAGGAAGCA GAAAGCGAGAGACCATGTGAAATTACAGAAATCTATGACAATCCCAAGATCTCCGAG AATCCTAGATCACCTACACATGAGACGAATACGGCAGGAGCACCAGAAGGCCACATTTACGTGAGGACTGTCTCAGGAAGTGAGCAGCCTGTGCGCGACACTTACGGCCCCCGTGAAGaaatggagaggaggaggggactgTGGTGGCTTATTCCCAGACTGAGCCTAGAGTGA
- the OPALIN gene encoding opalin isoform X3 → MGAFREHCNTVLRPAIDSKRIAPRVVLGILRPIPPIQQELPEWVPTPSSVLTRPWRLQRHALLHTLEYLQFGRTLSCDMGRSFSLNFTLPANTESERPCEITEIYDNPKISENPRSPTHETNTAGAPEGHIYVRTVSGSEQPVRDTYGPREEMERRRGLWWLIPRLSLE, encoded by the exons ATG GGCGCCTTCAGAGAACACTGCAACACAGTGCTCAGGCCAGCAATTGACAGCAAGCGGATTGCACCACGTGTGGTGCTGGGGATATTGCGTCCAATCCCACCCATCCAACAAGAACTCCCCGAGTGGGTCCCCACGCCCAGCTCCGTGCTGACCAGGCCGTGGAGACTACAACGCCATGCGCTTCTGCACACACTGGAGTACTTGCAGTTTGGAAGGACACTCTCTTGTGATATGGGCAGG AGTTTTTCACTGAACTTCACACTGCCGGCTAACACG GAAAGCGAGAGACCATGTGAAATTACAGAAATCTATGACAATCCCAAGATCTCCGAG AATCCTAGATCACCTACACATGAGACGAATACGGCAGGAGCACCAGAAGGCCACATTTACGTGAGGACTGTCTCAGGAAGTGAGCAGCCTGTGCGCGACACTTACGGCCCCCGTGAAGaaatggagaggaggaggggactgTGGTGGCTTATTCCCAGACTGAGCCTAGAGTGA
- the OPALIN gene encoding opalin isoform X7 codes for MDFHPLPESERPCEITEIYDNPKISENPRSPTHETNTAGAPEGHIYVRTVSGSEQPVRDTYGPREEMERRRGLWWLIPRLSLE; via the exons ATGGATTTTCATCCTCTCCCA GAAAGCGAGAGACCATGTGAAATTACAGAAATCTATGACAATCCCAAGATCTCCGAG AATCCTAGATCACCTACACATGAGACGAATACGGCAGGAGCACCAGAAGGCCACATTTACGTGAGGACTGTCTCAGGAAGTGAGCAGCCTGTGCGCGACACTTACGGCCCCCGTGAAGaaatggagaggaggaggggactgTGGTGGCTTATTCCCAGACTGAGCCTAGAGTGA